The sequence below is a genomic window from Agrobacterium tumefaciens.
ACGTGTTCCAGAGGCCGCCGGAGACCACCGTTTCGAGCTCGATCTCTTCACCCAATGCCCGTCTCAGCATATCATCCATATTCTGGATCAGGCGACGAACATTGACTACCTTCGGCTCAAGGGGCTGCCGGCGACCGAACGCCAAAAGCTGCGACGCCAGTTTCGCGCCGCGCGCCACGCCAGCTAGAGCATTATTAAGGCGTTGTTCGGCCCGAGTGTTGCCGTCGATGTCTCTCGATAGGAGCTGCAGGTTGCCGCTTACGACCTGCAGGAGATTATTGAAGTCGTGCGCCACGCCGCCTGTCAGATTGCCAAGGGCTTCCATTTTCTGCGCCTGCCTTAGGGCGATCTGAACGTTTTCCCGCTCGACGGTTTCCTTTTCTAGCTCAAGAAGGGCGGACCTTAATTCTTGGGTACGTTGCTCCACCTTCTGCTCAAGCGTCTGGTTGAGGCTCTGAAGCTGATCCTCCGCACGCTTCTGGTCCGTTACATCGAAGCCATCAACGAAAATGCCTGTGACGTTGCCGACTTGATCGAAAATGGGCTGATAGATCAGGTTGACGAACCGCTCATCCGGCTCCGCGCTGCCTGCACGCTGGAGAAACACCGGCGCGTACTGACCGATATATGGTTTTCCCGACTGAAACACATCATCGAGCAGTTCGAAGAAGCCTTGCCCGGCCACCTCAGGAAGCGCATCCCGCACGCTTAAACCTATGAGTTGACGATACCCAACCAGTTGCAAGTAGGCATCGTTGACAAGTTCGAACGTGTGTTCCGGCCCACTCAGGATGCACATGAAGCTCGGCGCCTGCTGGAACAGAGCCCGCATGCGATCGCGCTCGGTAGTCCGCAACTCGACTTCCGATGCGAGCTGGCGGTTGAGTTGCTGCAAAGCAACCGATGCTTTTTCTCGCATCTCGGCGGCCTCGGCGAGGGCCGCCGCCCGTCGCCGTTCGGTCTCGAACGCCTCAGCGCTCGCCAGTCGTGACGTGATCTGGCCTGCAAGCAGCTTTAGAAAATCGAGATATTCGTCACTCACGGCTCGGTGCGGATTGAGCCCGCTGATCAAGATACCCCTTGATTGCTCGCTGCCCTGTCCGATCAGGGGAACGATCGCCGCCTGAAACGGCGCCTTTGGCCACGGCCCGACCGGAATTTCCTTGGAAGTCGACAGGTCTACCAGTTCAACTGCCTGCTCTGCCCAGGCACGTTCGAGGTTCCAGATACCGACACTACGGCTTATCTCTGGAGGCAGTAGCGCGAGGTCTTCAGGCGCTCCACATATCCACTGGCGCCTGCCATTGCCTTCATCGTCGAAAACGTACAGAGCACTGAAAGGAAGATCCTGAAGGTTTTGCCTAAGCGCTTCTCGTGACGCGTCGAATACACCCCTTTGCGTGTCCACTGCGGCAAGCCCAGAGGCTAGGGTACGCATTGTTGCCAACCGGCGTTCACTGATAACCCGTTCGGTTTCCTCAGTAACAGCACAAAAAACACCCTCTACCTTGCCGCCATCGCCGAGCAAGGGGCTATAGGAGAAGGTATGGTAGGTCTCCTCAGGATAGCCGTCGCGCTCAAGAAACAGGAGAAGGGCCCTGTCCCAGGTCGCTTGCCCGGTCTCGTAGACGGTCGCAAGGCGGCCTTTCACATCATCCCAGATTTCGGCCCACAGGATCTTCGTCGGCACCGCTAGCGCATGGGGATGTTTGTTTCCAAGCGTTGGCCGATAGGCGTCATTGTAAAAAAAGGCGATGTCCGGTCCCCAGCCCAGCCACATCTCAAATTTTGATGTCAGCAAGAGCCTGATCGCTACCTTCAGTGCTTCCGGCCAACCATCAGGCGAACCAAGTGGGTCATTAGCCCAGTCATGACGGCGCATCATTTGCGCCATCTCGCCGTTACCGACGAATATGTCCTGATACTGATCCGAGTTTACCATCATCACTTTCACCGGAGATCGCATTGTCTACTTTGGCCATTGATAACGCTTGTCTAGCCCGCTAGTTCTTGGCGAATGACAGTTTTTGCATCTGGTGGAAGAGATACGACAATGAGCCAGGCGAAGTCGCAACCGGAATGGACAACTGAGGAGCTTCTGCGAGCCATCAAGTCGGCTGGCGTCGCATTGTGGACCTGGACGGTCGACGACGGCACATTCATTATGGATACGAAGGCCTATGAATTGTGGGACATCCCGGTTGAAACCAACCTAACCTTTGAGCACCTTTCCGCGAAAGTGCATCCGGCGGACCGGGATCGGGTACGCGCGGCATTTAATGCGACCCGGGGCATTGATGGCCCTTTCGAAATTGACTTCCGGATCTTGACGAGCGCCTCTGACGTTCGATGGATTTCTGCCAGAGGCCAAGGCAACGAGGGCAATACCGCCACCAAGAAGATGACTGGCGTCTTTTTGGATGTCACGGGCCGAAAGCAGGCTGAGGAAGGTCATGAACTCCTTGCAGGCGAAATGAGCCATCGCGTCAAGAACCTGCTCGCGCTGGCGGCCGGCTTGACGACGATCACATCGCGATCGACCGACACGAAAGAGGAAATGGCCAAGCAGTTGACACAACGGCTCACCGCCCTTGGTCGTGCGCACGAACTGGTGCGTCCTCTTCCGGACGGGCAGGGCAAGGCTGCCTTGTTGGGTGACCTGTTTGCCGTGCTGCTCGCGCCCTACAACGATGTCGGTGCGTTTGCTGGCCGTATCCGCGTCTCGGTTCCACGCATGGGGCTAGGGGAAAAAGCAGCAACCAATCTCGCGCTGGTCATCCATGAACTGGCCACCAATTCGCTTAAATACGGTGCACTGTCTAACGACACAGGGTTACTCGACATCTCCGGCGCGCTTGTCGAAGACAATGTCGAGATCGTTTGGAGCGAACATGGGGGTAAGGGTGATCCGCAGCCAAGGTCTTCCGAAGGATACGGCAGTAAACTGCTGCAGAGGACGATTTCCGGGCAGTTGGGCGGATCGATAGCCTATGACTGGACCGATGGCGGCGTGGTGGTTACCCTTAGGATGAACGAAAGCCGCCTCTCTGCATGAAGCCAGGGCCGTAGATTCAGTGTGATCAAGCTTTGCATCCTGGGATATTTCGCTCGATCAGCATGTGTGCGACAAGCGAGAAAATTAGCGAACGCCCCCTTGGCCGGAAGCACGCGGATGAGACGGTATGGCCATAAAAGCTGGCAGGATCAGGTGGCTATTCTCTAGATCAACGGCCTCGATGACCGCTTCGAGAATCTCACCGGCGAACCACAACCTCAAAGACGGCCACAACCAAAAGGGGTGAAGGCCTTCTTCTGAAAATTAAAGGTTGACGTTTCAGCCGCGGCCCCCTATGTCTCAGTCATCGATCTTTTGCTTGCCGAGCTTTGTCTACCGCGTGATTGGCACCGCGTTTTAAGCGAATTTCTCTTTCAAAAATAGTCGGTTTTTCGTCTGCGTGGCAACAGCTTCGCGGTTCCTCAATCTATGCTTTGAAAGGGTCTTCATGACCACTGGCACAGTAAAATGGTTCAATTCCACCAAGGGCTTCGGCTTCATTCAGCCTGACAACGGCGGCGCTGACGCCTTCGTTCATATCTCTGCCGTCGAGCGCGCCGGTATGCGCGAGCTCGTCGAAGGCCAGAAGATCGGCTTCGAACTCGAGCGCGACATGAAGTCGGGCAAGATGTCGGCCTGCAATCTGCAGTCCGCTTAATCGATATCTGCTCCCCTTTGACCACGGATGTACTGGCACTGCCGGGAGCAATTATCAGTTTAAGGCCAGGCAATTCGCCTGGCCTTTTCCGTTTCGCCTCACGGCCAACGTCGAGGAAATCAATGACAGAGACATATAGTAAATCTCGCCAGCAGGCCGAGGCGGCCTTCGGCAGTCTTCAGACGGCGTTCTTCACCAAGAACAATGCGGCGGAAGAGCTCCAATCCGCGGCTCAGGCACGCGATGCCAAGACCATCAGGCTGCGCGAAGCGCGCCTCGCCAAGGAGAAAGCTGACCGGATCTCCCCTACATCCGCGCTACTTGCCAAACGATCGAAGTCCAGTTGATCATCCCAAACGCAAAAGTCAGGATAGAAATTTGAGACACGCCAGAAACAACGACCTTACCGACCGACGCTCCGCCGCTGCAGACGCCAAAGCAACTCTTCTCACGGCATACCGAGCAGCAAAGACGGCGGCCGGGCCATCTCAAGCCGCCAGGCAGGCGGAGCGCTGAAAGCGTCCCTTGCTGTGTGCTCGAGGGTGCGAGCGATATCGATGAAAAACTCCTCCCGCTTTGTCACGTCAAGATCTTTGATAAAATCGTATGTCTTTTCCATTCTAACGTCACTCTGAACAGACGTGCGAATAAAGACCGAGCTCTTCAAGCCCCGGCCGCGGAAGAGCTAGGAATAGCAGATTTTAGTTTCAAGCCCTTAGTGAAGCTTGAATTCGCTTTCAACGCATCGCCATTCGTTCGGCCCTTTGAGGTGCTGATGGCTCTAGCTGACGGAATGCAAAGGGCCATCGAGGCACACTATCTCTGATGATGTTCATCACCATCGAAGACGAAACGGGGCCTGCCAATGTCGTTGTCTGGCCATCGCTGTTTGAGAAGCGCCGGCGTGTGGTGCTCGGATCCTCGATGATGGCGATCAACGGACGCATTCAGCGGGAAGGGGAGGTCCTCCATCTGGTCGCGCAGCAACTGTTAGACCTGTCACGGATCTAGTTGGTCTGGCTGATCGGGAGACGGACTTCAAGCTGCCGACTGGGCGAGGGTATGAGTTCTCCCACGGCGGCGGCCGTCAGGATTCGCGAGACAGGCCGAAGCCCGTTGTCCCGCGGGATATGTTCGTGCCCGATCTTCATATCGATACGCTGAAGGTGACGAGCCGGAATTTTCAGTGACCTTGTTGCTGAATTAGCGGCCGGAGGTTCAATTTGGTTCAAGGCGAAGAAGACGTCAGCTATCGATGCCATCCTGATGCCTGCCGCACAGACATTGCGCCGGCGGTGCGTCATGTCGCCTCTGCGCCGGTCGAAATCAAAGCAAGCAAAGCGGTTTTTCCGTCTCGAGCATTATTGCTCAGCTCCCCTGACTGGCTTCAGCGGTCGCCAAACCTTTCGCCCTTGCAGGCAAAACGTGTCTGCTCGAACTAAACGTGGAGCCTTGCTGTCGATTTGCGCGGGATCAAAGTTGGGGCTGACACGAGAATTTTGCTTTCACGGACGGCAGTTGTATGCGTGAGCAAGTCGAGCGCGTTGGCCGCGATCTGATCAAAGGGAACGCGGAGTGTTGTGAGTGGCGTCGAGAGATGGCTGACGATCGGTATATCGTTGTAGCCAACCAGGGAGACGTCATCCGGCACAGAGAGCCCCACCTTGTTCAATGCCGAGAGCGCGCCGATCGCGGTATTGTCGTTGACGGCAAAAATTGCAGTCGGTGGATTGCCAAGTGCCATGAGCTTCGTGACCGCTTCTGCTCCCGACTGGATACTGAATGTCGACGGGATGATCAGGCCGGGATCGATTGCAATTGATGCCTCTTCAAGGGCCTGCCTGTATCCGTCGACGCGTCCGGTCGCGCTGGATGCATAGTCTGGACCCGCAATCAAGCCTATCCGCTCATGGCCCAAATCCAGTAAATGACGCGTCGCAAGATAGCCACCGAGCCGATCATCGCCCACCGCAGAGAGGCTGTGACGATCCGTTCTCAGCGCCAGTACAAAGGGGACACCCCGTTCTCTCAGTTCATCGGGGAAACTGTCATCATCACGCGCGGTGGATAATATCAATCCATCGACGCCTCTATTGAGAAGCGATTCCGCTGCCAGGCGATCCGCCTGTGGTTTATCCTCGGTCGTCGCAACAATGGCAAACCGTCCGGTCCGGGCGCAAGCTTTGACAATTGCCTCATACAGCATCGCCATGACGGTATCCGTTAACCGCGGAACGATGACGCCGATCGTCATCGTGTTACCGCGTCGCAAGCTTGCAGCCGAAACATCCCTCACGTAACCGAGTTCCGCCGCAATCTTGCGCACACGCTTGGCTGTTTCGCTGTCCGACCGCGGCAGCCGCTCGTCGAGGATGCGTGAGACAGTCGATTTCGACACTCCCGCGGCAGCGGCAACACTGTGAACAGTCACGCGCGGTTGCCGATGACGCTCTTTTGATTCCATTGTCTTTTTTCCATTCCACGTCTGTTGCCGGGCGCACGCCGAGTACATTGCACGAAAAACGCGGTTGACTCCAGAACAATTCAGATCGATAACGGGAACGTTCCCATTAACGATCCCGTCTGCTGGTCGATTAAGGACAGCAGCTGATAAGGAGGAGAAATCAGATGCAACCCATGGATCTTCGCGGCCTCAGCCCGGCACCCGTCACCGCTTTCACGCGTGATGGTGAGGTCGACTACGCAGCCAATGCAAAAATCGCCAAGTGGCTTGCCTCGATGGATGGCGTAAAGAGCCTCGTCATTCTCGGCCATGCCGGCGAAGGCACGTTCCTGACTGAAGACGAGCGCTTGGAACTCATCCGCATTTACGTTGATGCTGTTGGCGGTTCGCTGCCCATCATCGCCGGTATTACCGGGGAAGGTACGCGGGTGGCTGCGGCAGAAGCCAAGAAGTGCAAGGCTGCCGGTGCCACCGGCGCGCTCGTTTATCCTAACCACGGCTGGCTTCGCTTCGGTTTCCAGAAGGGTGCACCACAGGACCGTTACAAGGCGATCTGGGAAGAATCGGGCCTGCAGGAAATCCTGTTCCAGTATCCGGATGTGACCAAGGCGTCCTATGATCTGGATACGCAGCTGGCAATCGCCACCCAGCCCGGTGTCGTGGCGACAAAAAACGGCGTGCGCAATATGAAGCGCTGGTATGTCGAAATCCCCGAGCTGAAGAAGGCCAATCCGAACCTGCAGGTCCTCAGCTGCCACGACGAATGGCTTCTGCCAACGATGTTCGATGTCGA
It includes:
- a CDS encoding hybrid sensor histidine kinase/response regulator, which produces MAQMMRRHDWANDPLGSPDGWPEALKVAIRLLLTSKFEMWLGWGPDIAFFYNDAYRPTLGNKHPHALAVPTKILWAEIWDDVKGRLATVYETGQATWDRALLLFLERDGYPEETYHTFSYSPLLGDGGKVEGVFCAVTEETERVISERRLATMRTLASGLAAVDTQRGVFDASREALRQNLQDLPFSALYVFDDEGNGRRQWICGAPEDLALLPPEISRSVGIWNLERAWAEQAVELVDLSTSKEIPVGPWPKAPFQAAIVPLIGQGSEQSRGILISGLNPHRAVSDEYLDFLKLLAGQITSRLASAEAFETERRRAAALAEAAEMREKASVALQQLNRQLASEVELRTTERDRMRALFQQAPSFMCILSGPEHTFELVNDAYLQLVGYRQLIGLSVRDALPEVAGQGFFELLDDVFQSGKPYIGQYAPVFLQRAGSAEPDERFVNLIYQPIFDQVGNVTGIFVDGFDVTDQKRAEDQLQSLNQTLEQKVEQRTQELRSALLELEKETVERENVQIALRQAQKMEALGNLTGGVAHDFNNLLQVVSGNLQLLSRDIDGNTRAEQRLNNALAGVARGAKLASQLLAFGRRQPLEPKVVNVRRLIQNMDDMLRRALGEEIELETVVSGGLWNTLIDPSQLENAILNLAINARDAMGGRGRLTIETANSILDDDYARSHDDVRAGQYVLVAVTDTGSGIPPEILEHVLEPFFSTKTDGKGSGLGLSMVYGFLKQSGGHLKIYSEVGHGTTMKLYMPRTMQIEDNLTDANAVPVKGGTETVLVVEDDDGVRETSVALLTDLGYRVLKAHDAQSAFAIVNSGVHIDLLFTDVVMPGHMRSTELARKAKALLPDIGVLFTSGYTENSIVHGGRLDADVELLSKPYTREALARKIRHVLSNAQQHKIAVQRLERQEQTPGDSSPQPQTAQARVLIVEDEPLILMSTVDMVEELGHSVFEASSAEDALGVLETRGVDVLLTDVGLPGISGIDLARRVRERWPNVRIVFASGDDSARAASGISDARQLSKPFAIEGLREVLAQND
- a CDS encoding sensor histidine kinase — translated: MSQAKSQPEWTTEELLRAIKSAGVALWTWTVDDGTFIMDTKAYELWDIPVETNLTFEHLSAKVHPADRDRVRAAFNATRGIDGPFEIDFRILTSASDVRWISARGQGNEGNTATKKMTGVFLDVTGRKQAEEGHELLAGEMSHRVKNLLALAAGLTTITSRSTDTKEEMAKQLTQRLTALGRAHELVRPLPDGQGKAALLGDLFAVLLAPYNDVGAFAGRIRVSVPRMGLGEKAATNLALVIHELATNSLKYGALSNDTGLLDISGALVEDNVEIVWSEHGGKGDPQPRSSEGYGSKLLQRTISGQLGGSIAYDWTDGGVVVTLRMNESRLSA
- a CDS encoding cold-shock protein, encoding MTTGTVKWFNSTKGFGFIQPDNGGADAFVHISAVERAGMRELVEGQKIGFELERDMKSGKMSACNLQSA
- a CDS encoding LacI family DNA-binding transcriptional regulator, which codes for MESKERHRQPRVTVHSVAAAAGVSKSTVSRILDERLPRSDSETAKRVRKIAAELGYVRDVSAASLRRGNTMTIGVIVPRLTDTVMAMLYEAIVKACARTGRFAIVATTEDKPQADRLAAESLLNRGVDGLILSTARDDDSFPDELRERGVPFVLALRTDRHSLSAVGDDRLGGYLATRHLLDLGHERIGLIAGPDYASSATGRVDGYRQALEEASIAIDPGLIIPSTFSIQSGAEAVTKLMALGNPPTAIFAVNDNTAIGALSALNKVGLSVPDDVSLVGYNDIPIVSHLSTPLTTLRVPFDQIAANALDLLTHTTAVRESKILVSAPTLIPRKSTARLHV
- a CDS encoding dihydrodipicolinate synthase family protein gives rise to the protein MQPMDLRGLSPAPVTAFTRDGEVDYAANAKIAKWLASMDGVKSLVILGHAGEGTFLTEDERLELIRIYVDAVGGSLPIIAGITGEGTRVAAAEAKKCKAAGATGALVYPNHGWLRFGFQKGAPQDRYKAIWEESGLQEILFQYPDVTKASYDLDTQLAIATQPGVVATKNGVRNMKRWYVEIPELKKANPNLQVLSCHDEWLLPTMFDVDGLLVGYGNIAPELLIDLIKAGKAQDYPQARKIFEQLLPVTRAVYHRGSHMEGTVALKLGLVHRGVLDHATIREPLKNLGEKAEQEIFAAFEAAGIGRVEQLLAAE